Genomic segment of bacterium:
CTGGATCCCTTCTCGGTCAACACGAGGTTCTTGAGTCCCAGCGCTTGGTGGGTCAGCTCAACCTCGGTGACATCTGCCCAGTGCAGGCGATAAGGTTTCTTGGTGAACAGATTGGAGAGTTCCAAACCACCCGGGACGAAGGCGAACGATTGAAGTGGCCTGAACAGCGCAACGATCGGGATCAGTAGCGAAGCAATCAATACGGCCACCAGATCGGGCAGCCCGCCCGGAAACCCGAAATACACAATTGGGATGAGGAGGCCCGCGCACAATACGATCGAAGCGGCGGAGATCACCACACCGGCCCTCTTGGAGAGTTCGTAGGTTCCGCTGTGGTTCATTTTCGGCATCTCAGGCAGCATTCCATCCGGCTTATCGGCAAACACCCCCGCAAACCTGGAGCCGCACATGGCGCGTTCGACGGCGAGACTCGAGTCCGGCCTCGACCTTCTCGCGGAATCGGAAGGCACCGGCGAAGCCGCCGCGAAGGGCGACCGGGTCATCTACAACCTTAGAATGTTCTTGAACCAAGGCGACGAAGTTCCGATGAACGAACGCCAACTGGAGTTGATTCCCGAAGATCATCCTTCCTACAGCGTAACGGTCGTGGAGGGTTTGAAACTCGTGAATCACTGTACCGAGCTAGGGAAGAGGCAGGCCATTGCTGCGGTCGAGAAATCCCTTGCCGGGATGCGGGCCGGTGGGTTTCGCAGACTCCGCGCGAGCGCACACCTCGCGTACCAGGATCGGGGAGTACCTGGACTGATCCCCGGCAATGCAGTTCTGACACTGGAAATCTGGCTACGAAAGATCAATCCCGAGGTTTCACAGCGAGACGGGATCACGGTCTGGGAATAGGTGGTCACGAGGGGCGGCTTCCAGCGCGCCAAGTCGAACAGCGACTGCCTGGCGCGACGTCGACCTACCAGCTTCGTGCTTCGGCTGGCGGCGCTTGCGGATTGGGCTCGAGAGTCGACAGGTCCTGATCGAATTCGATCCGGCGTCGACCGTTGTCCAGATTCCAGATCTGGATCCGTCCGCTTCTCGTCGCGACCAATAGTCGCCCGTCGCGACTCCAGTCGGCCCATTGGAGATCCTGGAGCGGCTCGATGTCGCCGTTCGCTTCCATCGCGTATCGAACGCGCAGGCCATCGATCGCTTGATCCACTCCGAACTCTCCCCCGGCCGCGCCGACGCTCTCCACGCACAACACACGCTGGTTTTCGGGCTGGCACTTCTCGATCCGCGCATTGCGATGCTGGTCCCAGATGTCCTCGGCTCGGCGCGGTGGCGAGTCGGAAGCCTCCATCCAACCGCGGCGTCGTTCGGTAGCGAATTGAACGATCGGGGCGGAACGGAGGCCGAATGGGATCGGCAGCTTCT
This window contains:
- a CDS encoding FKBP-type peptidyl-prolyl cis-trans isomerase, whose product is MARSTARLESGLDLLAESEGTGEAAAKGDRVIYNLRMFLNQGDEVPMNERQLELIPEDHPSYSVTVVEGLKLVNHCTELGKRQAIAAVEKSLAGMRAGGFRRLRASAHLAYQDRGVPGLIPGNAVLTLEIWLRKINPEVSQRDGITVWE